Sequence from the Rhinolophus ferrumequinum isolate MPI-CBG mRhiFer1 chromosome 19, mRhiFer1_v1.p, whole genome shotgun sequence genome:
AACGCCTCGCTCGCCTTCTCTCAACGAGCGCCGAGGGTGTCTAGGATCCAGTGGGGCCTCCTCCCATGACCTGGGCCGCTCTCTCCATCCCGCCCCCAGGCGCCTCTCTGCTGGCGTCCAGCGGCCTCGGACCCCGTCCCGGCACCCTTGGGCCCCCCAGGCCTCCCCCGGGGGCTGCAATGCGCACCTGGTGAAGCGGACCTCGCAGATGTTGCACATGTATGGCTTCTCCCCCGTGTGCGTCCGCATGTGCCGCGGCAGCTTCCCGGCGCCCATGATGACTTTGTGGCAGATGGGGCACTGCTGGGACGCCTTGGGCTTCAGCTTGCGCTCCTCCACCAGCGGCCAGGGCGGGAACAGGCCCCCCAGGTGAGTGGCACTCAGGAAGTGCAGGTAGGCACCACAGTCAGTCTCCGCCTTGATGGGGCCCAGGGGTCCCCCGGGAAGGTCCGGAAACATGTCCTTGAAGAAGTCGTTGGGGAAGggcggtggtgggggtgggggcagctcctccttctcctcctccttgatCTTCCGGTTCTTGATGACCAGGTCCAGCGGCCCACTGTCCATGGGCTGCTCGGGCAGCTGGGCAAAGGCACCGAAGTCCCCTGGCCAGAGGTGTGGGAAGAAGTCTGGGGCAAAGGGAGATAAGGAGGGTCTCCTGTCGGGGATGTTGGCTTTGGGGTACAGGTTCTCCCTCAGCAGGGACTCGATGGAGAAGTCCCGGATCATGCCCAGATGGCCAGGGCTGCCGGCCTGGAAGGAGTCCGGGAAGTCTCTGGGTGTGTCTGAGTAGGCCTTCTCCGTGAGATGGTCCGTCTTGGAAGGGCTTTGGTGGCAGTTGATGTCCTGGGGGTCGGGCAGGTTTTCTTGATCAGCGAAATCCTCCGTGtcgtcgtcctcctcctcctcctcctcttcctcctcttcctcctcctcgtcctcatCCTCGTCGTCCTCGTCGTCGTCATCGTCTTCTTTGTCGTCCTCCTCCGCGCCGTCCCCGCCGGGCTCCATGATCTCCAGGCACACGTTCACGATGCACTGGATCTCCAGCATCCGGGCCGCGTTGAGAATGTGCTTGACGTTGGAGGCGGTGATGGTGAGCGTGGAGGTGTAGGCGAACTCCAGGATGGCGGCCAGGGCCTCGGGCTGGACGAAGTCGATCTCGTAGACGTAGGGCTGGCTGGCTAGGGTGCCGGCCGTGAAGAGCTTCTTGAAGTACTTGCTGCAGGCGGCCAGGACGGAGCGGTGAGTGCGGTACTCCTGCTCCTGCACCACCAGCAGCACGTCGCAGAGCAAGCCGTCATGTCGCTGCTCGTTCAGGCTACACAGGACCTCGCTGCTGTGGTTG
This genomic interval carries:
- the ZBTB7C gene encoding zinc finger and BTB domain-containing protein 7C produces the protein MANGIDELIGIPFPNHSSEVLCSLNEQRHDGLLCDVLLVVQEQEYRTHRSVLAACSKYFKKLFTAGTLASQPYVYEIDFVQPEALAAILEFAYTSTLTITASNVKHILNAARMLEIQCIVNVCLEIMEPGGDGAEEDDKEDDDDDEDDEDEDEEEEEEEEEEEEEDDDTEDFADQENLPDPQDINCHQSPSKTDHLTEKAYSDTPRDFPDSFQAGSPGHLGMIRDFSIESLLRENLYPKANIPDRRPSLSPFAPDFFPHLWPGDFGAFAQLPEQPMDSGPLDLVIKNRKIKEEEKEELPPPPPPPFPNDFFKDMFPDLPGGPLGPIKAETDCGAYLHFLSATHLGGLFPPWPLVEERKLKPKASQQCPICHKVIMGAGKLPRHMRTHTGEKPYMCNICEVRFTRQDKLKIHMRKHTGERPYLCIHCNAKFVHNYDLKNHMRIHTGVRPYQCEFCYKSFTRSDHLHRHIKRQSCRMARPRRGRKPAAWRAASLLFGPGGPAPEKAAFVMPPALGEVGGHLGGATVCLPGPGPSKHFLAAPKGTLSLQELERQFEETQMKLFGRAQLEAERNAGGLLAFALAENVAAARPYFPLPDPWAAGLAGLPGLAGLNHVASMSEANN